The following coding sequences lie in one Candidatus Deferrimicrobiaceae bacterium genomic window:
- a CDS encoding TVP38/TMEM64 family protein yields MRGKNRANARNIVIGIAILSASIAIYFLWKERVFDNFTPNGIESFLSRFGNLAPLVYIVLLAVAIVISQIPNVPLAIAAGMLFGTFWGGLYSLVGGMLGAMACFAIARSLGITFLRKIFGQVPCFSERCKDNHLALLIFLSRLIPFFSFDLVSYCAGLTNIKVKTFFVATFFGLIPMTFLFTHMGGLLMVHSYVPLLLNGVILIVFLIAPLLIRKFNLFGLNEYITFQ; encoded by the coding sequence TTGCGCGGTAAAAATCGGGCAAACGCGAGGAATATCGTTATCGGCATCGCCATCCTGTCGGCAAGCATCGCGATCTACTTCCTCTGGAAGGAGCGTGTTTTCGACAATTTCACGCCGAACGGGATCGAATCGTTCCTGTCCCGTTTCGGCAATCTCGCGCCCCTGGTCTATATCGTCCTCCTGGCCGTAGCCATCGTCATCAGCCAGATCCCGAATGTCCCGTTGGCAATTGCCGCTGGGATGTTGTTTGGAACGTTTTGGGGTGGCCTGTACAGCCTCGTCGGGGGAATGCTGGGAGCGATGGCCTGTTTTGCGATCGCCAGGTCTCTCGGGATCACCTTCCTCCGGAAGATTTTCGGGCAGGTCCCTTGTTTTTCCGAGCGTTGCAAAGATAATCACCTTGCGCTGCTCATCTTCCTTTCCCGGCTGATTCCTTTCTTTTCGTTCGACTTGGTAAGTTATTGTGCGGGGCTTACCAATATCAAGGTAAAGACCTTTTTTGTTGCGACTTTTTTCGGGTTGATCCCGATGACCTTCTTATTTACCCATATGGGAGGATTGCTCATGGTCCATTCGTATGTGCCTCTTCTGCTGAACGGCGTCATTCTGATTGTTTTTCTGATCGCCCCATTGCTTATCAGGAAATTCAACCTGTTTGGATTGAATGAATACAT